DNA from Carassius carassius chromosome 25, fCarCar2.1, whole genome shotgun sequence:
atatgcaatgttgaaagcagaaTACACACAGAAGGCTGTTATGAagcttcatcaaggctggtgcacggacacacatctattccatcttctgtcaccacactgagcgCTCGAACTATGACtgacattttacagtcagtatccatcaggtgtagccgggtccccctttcataaaataaataaataaaaagaataacaacaacaacaataataataataataatgagaacaaaagaaaactcttttcagattcatcagattctgttgcatcctctttggctcagacagtgtagctacatacagtacactgcagaaacaatcagaagctaatgtataaggttcacaatacgatgcatttcatgttcttgtatacactgataaatcttacattgttttctaaaactattgctttaaatttttaacagatgggctaaaagggtacagaagaataaaacattacctgaaaagatttgaaacaagatattttacagttgatgagttttttttctttaatatactcactccagcaggtgtcctgaagtatgtgtattttttgagtacatcctccACAGACATTCCTTCTGTGCTTTCTCAGCGTCTCGAGGAGCATGTTCCTGTCGTGTGGTCTTTGACAGTCGAAGTGTCTGGATGTGTTTTCTGATACTCACTTTATAAcacattcacatgtgcctcaacagacactgaatcctccccaacacaagcttccttcatcagaacaacagaaacagatcatgcttagaccatgacagatatgaaaaacatttaaatacttactgaacaaggtgctttagatataaaaaataataaaaacattgacctgcataaacattaagatgatggtcaggcagtgaagaagtggagtacatacaaaaaggatttaaatatctgtaatacagtatcttccttacattaacctgcactaagtgaaaatgtaaaattgattaacagtgcaaaaataagttatgcatatggcagtgtgcttccatattctacaataacctgcaagtggagcacgttctgctttacatttcaggtttagggatgtgtcagatgtgctcaaaacacaaacttgactgattgtcattttccagcaaataaagattacaacatcttgttactacaatattgtgtgtgattatgttgatagagataaatcaatggtttaaaaacaatgttacttacagtcatttctttctatatttctctGGAAAGGGTTCTTCACATCAGTGTGTTGGCAGCTTGAATATACTCTGCATTAGTTGGACACCTGGCAGAAAGGtagaaacaaactctaaattagagttttttttattttgtctaatcgTATTCAGATTGTGAATTGATCATAGTACAGTTGTAATAGCAGAggtggtaataattattatacttacaggatgtattctgtactctattgtacaaaaaggacgcagatataaactatcatctctgaaggattcgccgtcgatgcggtcatcgttttgtctcactgtacatatgtctgtcaacaacaataaactaattactaaagctgcaagatataacgcaaatgaaaaattatgatcgtattgtaacaaacttatcttaatatacatatttgtggtatataaagtatagataaacgtataaacaataaataattacctcacgtcttatcgccgccaccttgtctaaggaaattacgtaaatgtatatttactactgattggccagcacagtaaaactcctttcaccaatgagaaaccttttgacaCGCACCTTCCTTTTGGCACACCTTGCCCCGTCCCCTACCTTTCGGcgcgcccattgctccaggctacAGCCATTAACTGAAACCACAActgcttttaattaaaaaaagttcagAATTGCTGTTCAAAAGGCTTCTTCCTGTGACCAATGAACATACGCCACGTCACCATCATGTGTGTCACGTGCCATGAGGAAGTGGAGCAGGTGCGCTGAGCAGACGTGCAGAACGAGAACTCCTTCCATGAGCAGTGCGCTTTCATCTCATATTTATCTGCAATATCTCAAACTTACTAATGCAATATAGTTGTGCGTGCATATAAAGTAATCGTATTTTATTGTTCTTTATATAAATCTGCTGATTGTTTGATCCTGCGAGTGAGATTTCTCTAGCGCTATCCAATGATTTCTGTTGATGATTCATCCAACACAGAagaactaaaaattaaataaaccctAAATGGTTAACTAGTAACAATATCCAGCAAATATTGTACAATTTTCTAAAACATTctgaaaatcaatattcaaacacCATGAAGTGAAATACATTAGAAATAATAGTTCATCCACACTGAAGATACTGTcaccatttgctcaccctcaaacCTGTGAGattctttcttcttttgaacacaaaagaagatattgatGTCTCTGTGTGGTTAATGTCTACTACTACTATGGCTACAAAGGTGATTCTCATGTGTACAGTTCATTCATATGAATGTTGCACTACTGGTTAATCATAGGTTAGTCATATAGTCTATAACACAACCCAGAATCTGCTCATTTTAGTTTATAGTCATGGAGCTGATGCTTGGATTGATTTCACAGACTATTACACCATCACACTTCATAAGATGAACCGTTCTGAACTCTGCAGAACGTGAGAATAATCAGCTGGCATTCAAACACAATCTCATGCTTTCATGAGCAATAGATCACCAACAACCTTAAAGTTTAATATTATCATTACAATTTCTGATGCTAAATATTGGAGAAATGCCACAAACAGTTCACAGATGTTGAATCCACTTGAATGTGTGGTGAAACGTCTTGAAAATAAAAGCTGAGTAAAATAAAAGCTGagtaaaaaaaacactagaaTATGATAACATTGATTACAGAGAATAAACAGAAACACCACATGCATTTTTCACATGTATTGATTCTTTGAATTTAATTAATCTGTTTTTGCAGAAATCCTGCCAGCAGGGAACCCTGTTAGATCTGAGTCGGGAAAAAAGAGAGGAAACATCAGACTCAGATGTGAACATGAGGACAATAATATTGTTCAGATTGATTTAATCACTCGGTCAGAAATCATAGAAGTGTGTGAGACTGAAGAATGTAGAGGACGAGTGTTTAAAGAAGGAAACTGTGACGTCGTCATCAAGAATCTGATCTTCAGTGACGCTGGGAAATACACTTTGAGAATCCATTACAATAATGATCAGACAGAGCTGAAGCCAAATAATGATCAGATAGTGCCGAAGGAACCAAAGCAGTGGACGTACCATCTTCATATTCATGGTGAAgactaaactgatcaaacatcagcatctgcttctttaaatgattacatttggTCACCAATCATAAATCTGTGTTTATGGTCTTGATTGATTGACAgcattataataatgattaatatcTTTCTGTTTCTCCTCAGATGAGATTTCTGTGAAAACAGGCGAGGAGCTAAAGATGTCTGTTCTGGTGTCTGATGCTGATAAAGTGAAGACAAACTCTAGTGGAGAGTGGAAGGAGGTTTGGACGAGAGATCACGGGGTTCAGAGCGACCGAATGAGTAATGATACTGATATAAACCTGATCATTAAATCATTTCTGGACAGTGATGCAGGAACATACAGAGTTCTGGACACTGAAGGAGAAATCTTGATCACAGTCACAATCACAGGTGAGAGAAACTCAGATATgaggaaatattatttataaagcatttGGACAGCTGAGGTTTATTCATCATGATCTGAACATTAACAGAAATATTGATATTAAACTGTGTGACTTGCTTTTCAGCATCTGGTACAGAATCACCGGAAAAACACAGATATAGACCAAACGAATGACACTGGACAACACAGTAAGTTACACAGACATTGAGAGCTTTACAAAATCATCAAGCAagtttaataatgaaaaatgagttttttttttaaatatatgctctCTTCCCATCTTCCTCTCTTCCATCTGTAGAGAACTGGATTGTGTCAGTTGTCGTGTGTGTCGTGTGTTTGCTGATTCTGGCTGTGATTGTGATTCCTGTCATCATATGGAGACGTCAGCACAGAGATCACACACAGCTTCCAGCAGAAGAGACACAGGAACTGGAGAAACTATAATGATCTTCACTGAACACCTGAGATCCACTGGTTACTTGTGATGTGTCTTCAGTGCCAAGACGACTCTGTCACATATAACAGCTACTGGGGAGATATCCCAGATAGCAAATGACATGTGGCCCAGTTCTGGCCCACATCTCCCATATTCTTCTGGCCCACATACACACCAGAGGACAtggtacaaaaatgtaaaaaaatcgaaTAACATTGCAGCTTCATAACAGGTCCGTGTAGgacaaataaatgtgtgtatgtatttatattacgTGTCCTGAAATATTGTGGGCGTCCAGTACTCAAAATAGTTTTAGAACCACTGACTGGTAAAGTAAGGTGATCTGCCAGGACGTGTCTTCAGAAAATGGTCACCTGGTATAGGCCATATCTGGCCCACacacaacaagccagaactcaacctaaaaccggtttgtcacacatgggccggatctggcccacacacaacaagccagaactcaacttAAAAcaggtttgtcacacatgggccggatctggcctacacacaacaagccagaactcaacctaaaaccggtttgtcacacatgggccatatctggcccacatacaacaagccagaactcaacctaaaacagGTTTGTCACgcatgggccggatctggcccacatacaacaagccagaactcaacctaaaaccggtttgtcacacatgggccggatctggcccacatacaacaagccagaactcaacctaaaacaggtttgtcacacatgggccggatctggcctacatacaacaagccagaactcaacctaaaaccggtttgtcacacatgggccggatctggcccacatacaacaagccagaactcaacctaaaactggtttgtcacacatgggccggatctggcccacacaCAACAAGCTggaactcaacctaaaaccggtttgtcacacatgggccggatctggcccacatacaacaagctggaactcaacctaaaaccggtttgtcacacatgggccggatctggcccacatacaacaagccagaactcaacctaaaactggtttgtcacacatgggccggatctggcccacacaCAACAAGCTggaactcaacctaaaaccggtttgtcacacatgggccggatctggcccacatacaacaagccagaactcaacctaaaaccggtttgtcacacatgggccatatctggcccacacacaacaagccagaactcaacctaaaacaggtttgtcacacatgggccggatctggcctacacacaacaagccagaactcaacctaaaaccggtttgtcacacatgggccatatctggcccacatacaacaagccagaactcaacctaaaacagGTTTGTCACgcatgggccggatctggcccacatacaacaagccagaactcaacctaaaaccggtttgtcacacatgggccggatctggcccacatacaacaagccagaactcaacctaaaacaggtttgtcacacatgggccggatctggcctacatacaacaagccagaactcaacctaaaactggtttgtcacacatgggccggatctggcccacacaCAACAAGCTGGAACTGACACTAAAACCAGCTTGATGTGTGTGGGCCAAATCTGGCCCAAATGACCTCTGCCACTGCCAGAACTCAGCCATATGTGCCATATTTGGCCCAGATAAGGCCCGGAAGTGTATGCTATCAGGGATGTAGCCTAATGTTCTGTTAATAACCAGCAGAGGACAATAAACACATTGAGACTCAACCAAACTCTCTGAAAGCTTTCAGCTGTGTGTGAATTATACTTTCACTTTCGTTTTTATTTCAATCTCTAAACGTTTTGTGGTTTATGAAATTTAGACAGACAGAATATAAAGCTCATGCAGAACATTTACAATGTAAGTTTTTATCCTTTTGCATATAAAGCTTGGGTGTTTTTGTGTTATTATACCAATAGTTGTGTTATTTGGGGAAAAGAGTTGCCTGCTAATCTGCTAATAATGCTAAGGATATGTATGTTTATCATTATGATGATGATTTTTATTAGTGGATTATTAATGTAATTCTTCACTGTTTACTGATTGTAATCAAATGATTTGTTGCTAGCAGGTTACTGAATTGGAGATTTGTGTTTGAGGATTACACTGAACATCTATAAAACATATACAAGTTTATAAACCAGagatgtaatgatgctgaaataaaacccagaagtgtttaaaaagtttaaatgtaatataatgagaATCACAAGATGAACTGTCTTCATCATCATCCAGAGATTTGTATTATTCTTTATGAATCTGCTTTGAAAGAGCATGAACTGTGCAGAACTAAACAAATGAAGCACTTTTGTAAGAAACACTTTTGTTGATATCTCAGGTGTTGTGCATTTTTTGGTACAAAATCTGATCATTACCAATGCTAAACCTTAAATCATATCTGCAACTATGTCAACTATTTCAGACTTTCAGAAAAACTGGAGTGTTTCCTAATAAAAACAGGATTGATGGCGAGAACATGACAAGGTGCTTTGTATTTGAGATtcagtggcatgcgaaagtttgggcaccccttgcagaatctgtgaaaatgtgaatcattttaacaaaattagagagatcatactaaatgcatgttcttttttatttagtactgtcctgagtaagatattgtacataaaagatgtttccaTGTAGTCCACAACACAAAAAATGGCTGAAATTtgcaggtcctgcagattctttagttttccagcatctttgcatatttgaaccctttccagcagtgactgtgattttgagatccatcttttcacactgaggacgattgagggactcaaacactgCTATTAAAAAGGTTCaaacgttcactgatgctccagaaggaaacaagagtTGTGGGATTCTTccgggggacaccgaggcgttcccagccGAGAGACacagtccctccagcgtgtccttgtcttccccggggtctcctcccggTTATTAGTCGTGTTTCTACAGCAATTCTGAACTTTTCTAATTAAGAGCAGTTATTTGAATGAACTTACAGCAATCATACAATGACCTTCTTTCCAAGATGGAAGTAAAATGACATCACTGTTGAAATGTCCTCCTTTAAAGTAGattaatccacacacacacacacacacacacacacacacacacacacacacacacacacacacacacacacacacactttagtcAAATAAAGTACTATAAAGTACACGTCTTGATGCACAGAGAAAAGCTGACAGGAAAGTGATCCTCTGGTTTGCagagagaggtcagaggtcactgaaATGTAACTTCTGCTCACCCAGACTTGAACTTTTCTGTAACACAGAGTTTACACAccaggtttttgtttgtttgactaaATTAATTCTACACTGTATTCTGTTGAGATGTAATGCTTGAAGTGGACGCTGCAGTTATCCTCAGAGATCCATTCGTATGAGCATTACACTGAAAACTGAATTCATGAATTAAACCAAATGATTCAATTGCATTACATAAtcacgtaaaaaaataaaaaaaacatacaaaacatttgtaaaatataagAGCAGGTTTTGAAACAACGACCAGCTTTGTTAAAGTCAAACATAATCAGTTAAGAGTTTTAACTAAGACTGTAGCAAATCTATTAAAAGTCTGAATTTATCGTTTAAATATCAGTGCAGTTATAATACACACATATTTTACATAACTTTAGTCACAATACCTGCTTATGGCCTTCAGTGTTCATAATCTGAGCGTAGATCCTAGAGATGCATTGCAGAAATATTGAGCTAAAAGAATAAGACACAGTAAAGATGTAAACCAATtaaataaccaataaaataaataatgcatcagATTCCTCTGGAGGTTTGTCCAGGAGTCTGAACACTGTCAGATGCTGCGCTTGGATGTCCTCGTCAGTGGGTTTGGTGAAACACATGCTCATGCTGCACTACATCTACATCAGTCTCATCTGTGATACAGTTCTGAGTTCTATTCTTTAACACATGCAGAACATTTATCATGTAAGTTTTCACTTTTGAATATAGATCCAActtttgtgtgttgtgttgttaacagtgtttctgtttgtttgtgtaaaaCTAAACCTAGTGAAGGATTGTCTGTCTCTGCTGTATGAACATTACTGTGGATACGAggatgattatgattataattttacagtgggattattaatataaatgttcagTTGTTCTACCATGATTACTCGGATCGGTGAAGGAACATAACTTCTAGAAGCTCTTGCTTGTGTATTAAGACTTTGGGTTTGACTGAATCTGGACCATTCTCAATCTGAGGATTACtctttagaaatttagaaaaatgtattattaaacaattatttaaaacgtTATTGATGATAAAGATGAATTTTGACACTGTGTCTGTAACATATTGTATATGTTATGCATATATGAGGTTATGATGACATCTAGTGGTCATCTGATATAATGACATCCAGAGTCACGTGTGAATGCTTTGTTACTGAAGTCAGTTGAATAAAGTTATGTGATGGTGGAGCAGCTcgtgtccgtctgtccgtctctGTCTAAAGAACAGAACAGTGTCTTCATTCGACGAGACAACATACAACAGAATCACCTCTGATCTATAAATGTTCTCTATTATATATCAGTGAATAGGATTCTGTAACAGCGGTGCAGTGAGCGGATTCACAACAAACTCTCTCACAAATCGCTCACTCGTTCATTCATTCTCTAATCCCTAAATAGTGTATGACAGCTGCGAagatatcaggaaggagtgaaccaATAAGTGAACATGGGCCTGTAGCATGAAGCTAGAATAGTGTGGTAAAGAAAGTTTCAGTTCAGGAGATAAACAGTTAATTGTGGATTTGCATTATTCTTTGTAAATCTGCTGTGAAAGAgtatattttaaactatatattttcttggtgttgatttgtatttatgtatgaattaaattgttttactattttcttttacaaagttcagaaaaataatgctttattgaatatattatgataaaatgtgtatttgttaaattagtttacaTCTGCTGCTCAAACTGTTGAGATCAGACTGAAATCATCTTCTTCAGAATAAACTTCAGCTGACTTTATCTGGACTCACTCTGTTTTTAACCAAATATCTGTGTAAGATATGATCTCACAGAATAACCAGCAGAGGACAATAAAGACCGATCATAGTCCTGCAGAGACAAGACAGTCATACTCCTCCTTTAGTGGGAGGAGCCAAACACAGACTCTCCTTTAGTGGGAGGAGCCAAACACACACGCCTCCTTTACTGGGAGGAGCCAAACACAGACTCTCCTTTAGTGGGAGGAGCCAAACACATTCCTCTGAAAAATCCCTGTATGGGAATGATACTTTCAATTTTGTCATTCATATCTCACTAAACGTGCCGTGGCTTACGAAATTTAAACAGCCAGATTGAAAAACTCTTGTAGAACTTTTACAATGTAAgtttttttatccttttaaatATAAAGCTTGTGTGTCTTTGGGTTATTATACCAATAGTTGTGTTTATTTGAGGAAACGGGTTGTTGATGCTATTGATGCAAAGAAAATGAGTGAACATgtttaacattattctgatgaacaAAGATTATGATGATGGGTTTTATTAGtgttgttattaatataattattaaaatgttctacaTTGATTTCTCAATGCAATCAAATGATTTGTACGTTGATGTGAGGATTGTTTGGTTactctgtgtctgtttgtgtccATCATGTTGACAAGGTGAataagaaatacacacacacacacacacacacacacacacatatatatatatatatatatcagacatggggacttgtgacttggtgatttggactcgagtcgactcgagtcgctatttttatgacttgtgacttgacttgccaaaaaataaaatacttgagacttgacttggacttggaagttaaagactcgggacttgacttgacttgagacaggatgacttgaatgacttgagtgttaatcacatcatgttttcagattgaatataaaattttattttattttatttttaaaaataaaattgattactcagctggagcgcaggctgagaatcgcgttgtcatgactggaccaggacactatcatcagtcatgccctctctaccttacgcacaccacggccacttagatcagatatcacatcacatcaacatctcagcttgaggggtaccgagggtcatcgcttttgtcgtcaataattcgcgcctaaaaacgcgtggaaatcgctagttgcgccgctttctccttgtttcccaagcgctcgggcagttgcgcccctgaggtgtctgctgttgctaagcaaccatgacgcgctctctccatgaagacgcgggaatttcagcaaaggataaatggatttgcagcactaaaaatcgcttgcagtagctctgctactaaatttatttcaaaatggcaatccatatacagctatgatcaactgttccttcatcttggctgagctttcaacgttgttacgggaaaggatgaagctgattggttggttcttgtcacataactagcggtgcgcttgcggctctctgaaaagttgagatgttttcaaCTCGACGCGGTGCGGACGcgattggaaaaaacgagcgtgttGCACCGCGTGTGCGtcacgaccgcgttgcttccattatgagcgcgcataccggtggcgcatacatggtgggataggccacatcgtgctcggcttgcagacaagactctcgaatcttatattttgcaagtgcaataccttgtgatagaggtaatgacttacggatatactctgagagagagagagagagagagagagagtgtgtgtgtgtgtgtgtgagagagagagagaaacacactcgtgcttcacctgatgaaggaaacccaaactgagtctgactccaatcacaaccccaacattcagaaactaattgacaaaaatctgaagtataattatgatgaaaaatgaaaaaatgaatttgagctccaaaccaaactccagtgttattcggccctaaacagaaccacaaaactggcaaattacttatcactaaagCAATTAAAAGacagacaaatcctttcaaaatatcaactcagtgatcatgatttggaaatagagattggtagacataaaagatcctggctaccgagagaagagagactgtgcaaacactgtgagctgaatcaaacagaggatgagaaacacaaatacagcactacaagagaaacaatcttcccacagtttgaagctttgaatccttcattcttgtctctaaatgactcagagaaactactctatatacttggagagaatgagacggcagtcacaatagctgctaaatattaatacaccatacacaccatacgaaagggatcatgtattgtattcaactgttttatttgatattcttaattgtatataattactattattaatattagaaatagtatctgctgttgctatttttattgtattgtattttattgtaatcatattttatattttattctgtatctaaatgctttggcaatactgtaactcaaatgtcatgccaataaagcaacttgaacttgagagagaggagaaatgtaagaaagtttaatgttgtatgtaaactgtgtttgaggggaagttgtggcctaatggttagagagtcggactcccaatcgaaaggttgtgagttcgagtcccgtgccagcaggaattgtgggtggggggagtgcatgtacagttctctctccaccttcaataccacgactgaggtgcccttgagcaaggcaccgaaccccaaactgctccccgggcgccgcagcataaatgatgaa
Protein-coding regions in this window:
- the LOC132103882 gene encoding uncharacterized protein LOC132103882 isoform X1, with product MFRRFNLLLLLFCLVYHSGNPVRSESGKKRGNIRLRCEHEDNNIVQIDLITRSEIIEVCETEECRGRVFKEGNCDVVIKNLIFSDAGKYTLRIHYNNDQTELKPNNDQIVPKEPKQWTYHLHIHDEISVKTGEELKMSVLVSDADKVKTNSSGEWKEVWTRDHGVQSDRMSNDTDINLIIKSFLDSDAGTYRVLDTEGEILITVTITASGTESPEKHRYRPNE
- the LOC132103882 gene encoding uncharacterized protein LOC132103882 isoform X2, yielding MFVECKTPAEHLQWNPVRSESGKKRGNIRLRCEHEDNNIVQIDLITRSEIIEVCETEECRGRVFKEGNCDVVIKNLIFSDAGKYTLRIHYNNDQTELKPNNDQIVPKEPKQWTYHLHIHDEISVKTGEELKMSVLVSDADKVKTNSSGEWKEVWTRDHGVQSDRMSNDTDINLIIKSFLDSDAGTYRVLDTEGEILITVTITASGTESPEKHRYRPNE